Proteins encoded together in one Algiphilus sp. window:
- a CDS encoding PPK2 family polyphosphate kinase — MHGRAMPPDQSPEAIASILAQFEVTGDAAFRLADCATRITRPYQGDAAFRRVMKALREGIADRQRKLFANGTDAVLVVVQGVDGAGKNGLVRHALHKVDPNGMHVWSFGAPDHGELREDFLRRYQRRLPLTGEIAVFNRGYHEVVLSGRVHPDSQVPAHHAEAAPAAETTIAARFEEIRAFERYLVANRIAVVKIMLHVSPGTQQRRLRSRADSNAKQWKLTEADCRDAVLWSDFAEAYEACIANTATSASPWYVLPADDKRTARMLGAAAVLQALERLAPEWPVPGAGRKAELARMVAALSAIPSPEASGS, encoded by the coding sequence ATGCACGGACGAGCAATGCCACCAGACCAGTCGCCGGAAGCCATCGCGTCCATCCTTGCGCAGTTCGAGGTAACGGGCGATGCGGCATTCCGTCTGGCGGACTGCGCCACGCGCATCACGCGGCCGTATCAGGGCGATGCCGCATTCCGGCGCGTGATGAAGGCGCTTCGGGAAGGCATTGCGGACCGTCAGAGAAAGCTGTTCGCTAACGGGACCGACGCCGTTCTGGTGGTCGTGCAGGGCGTCGACGGGGCCGGCAAGAACGGGCTGGTCCGGCATGCTTTGCACAAGGTCGATCCCAACGGGATGCATGTATGGTCGTTCGGCGCTCCGGACCATGGAGAACTTCGCGAGGACTTTCTGCGGCGCTATCAGCGCCGTCTGCCGCTCACGGGCGAGATCGCGGTGTTCAATCGTGGTTACCACGAAGTCGTTCTGAGCGGTCGGGTACACCCGGACTCGCAGGTTCCGGCGCATCACGCCGAAGCAGCGCCGGCCGCAGAGACGACCATCGCCGCGCGATTCGAGGAGATTCGCGCCTTCGAACGCTATCTCGTGGCGAACCGCATCGCGGTGGTCAAGATCATGCTGCATGTCTCGCCCGGGACGCAGCAGCGTCGCCTGCGCAGCCGAGCCGACAGCAACGCGAAGCAGTGGAAGCTCACCGAGGCGGACTGTCGCGATGCCGTGCTCTGGAGCGATTTCGCCGAGGCATACGAGGCGTGCATCGCCAATACGGCCACGAGCGCGTCGCCGTGGTACGTGCTGCCCGCGGACGACAAGCGCACGGCGCGCATGCTCGGTGCGGCGGCCGTGCTGCAAGCGCTGGAACGCCTCGCTCCGGAATGGCCGGTACCGGGTGCGGGCCGCAAGGCGGAACTGGCGCGCATGGTGGCGGCGTTGTCGGCGATCCCATCGCCGGAAGCGTCCGGATCGTGA
- a CDS encoding MgtC/SapB family protein, translating to MQALSPFWELGVALALGFLIGLERGWDRRTAGEGQRVAGIRTFSLVGLLGGLVGVLQALVGSVALIAATFASLAALLLAAYTLRSLRSDDHGLTTFIAVLVTFVLGVLAASGQAAVALAGAVVTGLLLGAKPVLHDALTRISGEEVRAIFKLLLISAVALPLIPDRGFGPGGVVNPFEIWWLVVLIAALSSAGYFAMRAAGPSRGLLVTGALGGLASSTALTLTLARLGRRSPTLTPVLAAATMLGCAMMFPRVWLEAVLVEPALALRILMPLVAMAAALGIAAWLLNRRPAPLHRDATEQPVAIGNPFELRTALQFGVLLTAVMLLSHLGQEYFGDRGVFLVAVIASLSDVDAITLTMARTAGTDVTLETAGDVIVLSAAINTLAKGGLAAAIGGRAMWRPVMFPLACAAAVGIVAVVGL from the coding sequence ATGCAGGCACTTTCCCCCTTCTGGGAGCTGGGTGTGGCACTGGCGCTGGGCTTTCTCATCGGCCTCGAGCGCGGCTGGGACCGGCGCACCGCCGGGGAGGGTCAGAGGGTTGCCGGCATCCGTACGTTCTCGCTGGTCGGTCTGCTCGGCGGGCTCGTCGGTGTCCTGCAGGCGCTCGTCGGTTCGGTTGCGCTCATTGCCGCGACGTTCGCCAGCCTCGCCGCTCTGCTCCTGGCGGCCTACACGCTCCGAAGCCTGCGCAGCGATGATCACGGTCTCACCACCTTCATCGCGGTGCTGGTCACCTTCGTGCTCGGCGTGCTGGCGGCAAGCGGCCAGGCGGCCGTCGCCCTGGCGGGCGCCGTGGTGACCGGTTTGCTGCTGGGTGCGAAGCCGGTGCTTCACGACGCACTGACGCGCATCTCCGGCGAGGAGGTGCGCGCGATCTTCAAGCTCCTGCTGATCTCGGCGGTTGCACTTCCGCTGATCCCCGACCGGGGCTTCGGACCCGGTGGCGTCGTCAATCCGTTCGAGATCTGGTGGCTGGTAGTGCTCATTGCGGCGCTGTCATCGGCCGGATACTTCGCGATGCGCGCCGCCGGGCCGAGCCGCGGGCTGCTGGTGACGGGGGCGCTCGGAGGCCTCGCCTCCTCGACGGCGCTGACGCTGACGCTGGCACGTCTCGGACGACGCTCCCCCACCCTGACGCCGGTACTGGCGGCCGCGACCATGCTCGGCTGCGCCATGATGTTCCCGCGCGTCTGGCTGGAAGCGGTCCTGGTGGAGCCTGCACTGGCATTGCGGATCCTCATGCCGCTGGTGGCCATGGCCGCGGCGCTCGGCATCGCGGCATGGCTGCTCAATCGACGCCCGGCTCCCCTGCACCGCGATGCCACCGAGCAGCCGGTCGCCATCGGGAACCCCTTCGAGTTGCGGACCGCCCTCCAGTTCGGCGTGCTGCTCACCGCAGTGATGCTCCTGAGCCATCTCGGGCAGGAGTACTTCGGAGACCGGGGCGTCTTCCTGGTCGCCGTCATTGCGTCCCTGAGCGACGTCGATGCGATCACCCTGACCATGGCGCGTACCGCCGGCACCGACGTGACGCTGGAGACCGCCGGGGACGTGATCGTGCTGTCGGCCGCCATCAACACGCTGGCCAAGGGCGGTCTGGCAGCCGCGATCGGCGGCCGGGCGATGTGGCGGCCCGTCATGTTCCCGCTGGCCTGTGCCGCCGCCGTCGGCATCGTCGCGGTCGTCGGGCTCTGA
- a CDS encoding zonular occludens toxin domain-containing protein: MSIIAYTGLPGAYKTYSAVENWLIPALKDGRTVAHNLRVNEDACMAASGGRGRLVQIPRYDTEADGEPAGFERADELIELTPSGAVSIIDEVWQYWPSGVPVSKVPRKHLSFFKEHRQRLEPTEPHRAAEILIIDQDLGTAVAYWIRALVESTYIHTKLDDVGASNRFRVDIYKRAQSLDKPREKQFTRACYGKFKQEIGDCYVTHAKTEEGTTFEAGLENKVDKRATIWGNFRIKAAIAAACVLPFLVTGVYSQFKALGSAGAATKEPPGVAEPEPAEQPPQPIQQQPAPQYQPLPPGTTAIAAEQHAPPEPKEPELSKRWRLKGVIKPAGRPGIAIIASTTGDRRISGDLCEATDAGDWQCEIDGELVTMWSGDRESALSMRRPPGSYDPAKAAGEG; encoded by the coding sequence ATGTCGATCATCGCCTACACCGGCCTCCCCGGCGCCTATAAGACCTACAGCGCCGTCGAAAACTGGCTGATCCCCGCGCTCAAGGACGGCCGCACCGTCGCCCACAACCTGCGCGTCAACGAGGACGCGTGCATGGCCGCCAGCGGCGGCCGTGGCCGGCTCGTCCAGATACCGCGCTATGACACCGAGGCCGACGGCGAGCCGGCCGGCTTCGAGCGCGCCGACGAGCTCATCGAGCTGACGCCCTCGGGTGCCGTCTCGATCATCGATGAGGTCTGGCAGTACTGGCCCAGCGGCGTGCCCGTCAGCAAGGTTCCGCGCAAGCACCTGAGCTTCTTCAAGGAGCACCGCCAGCGTCTGGAACCGACCGAGCCGCACCGCGCCGCCGAAATCCTCATCATCGATCAGGACCTCGGCACCGCCGTCGCGTACTGGATCAGGGCGCTCGTGGAAAGTACCTACATCCACACCAAGCTGGACGACGTGGGCGCCAGCAACCGCTTCCGCGTCGACATCTACAAGCGCGCCCAGAGCCTCGACAAGCCGCGCGAAAAGCAGTTCACGCGGGCGTGCTACGGCAAGTTCAAGCAGGAAATCGGCGACTGCTACGTGACCCACGCCAAGACCGAGGAGGGCACCACCTTCGAAGCCGGCCTCGAGAACAAGGTCGACAAGCGGGCCACGATCTGGGGCAACTTCCGGATCAAGGCGGCCATCGCCGCCGCCTGTGTCCTGCCGTTCCTCGTGACCGGGGTCTACTCGCAGTTCAAGGCGCTCGGCAGCGCCGGAGCGGCGACGAAGGAGCCGCCCGGCGTTGCCGAGCCAGAACCCGCCGAGCAACCCCCGCAGCCGATCCAGCAGCAACCAGCGCCGCAGTACCAGCCGTTGCCACCTGGCACGACCGCTATAGCGGCTGAGCAGCACGCACCGCCAGAGCCGAAGGAACCGGAACTGTCAAAGCGGTGGCGGCTGAAGGGCGTCATCAAGCCAGCCGGCCGGCCGGGCATTGCCATCATCGCGAGCACCACCGGCGACCGCCGCATATCCGGCGACCTGTGCGAAGCCACCGATGCCGGCGACTGGCAATGCGAGATCGATGGCGAGCTGGTCACGATGTGGAGCGGCGACCGCGAATCGGCGCTGTCGATGCGCCGACCACCTGGCAGCTACGATCCGGCGAAGGCGGCCGGCGAAGGCTGA